The DNA segment ggcagtctaagttgcagaagtgcgttgcactttcaacaactgaagcagagtacattgccgctacagaaactggcaaggagatgatatggctcaagcgattccttcaagagcttggattgcatcagaaggagtatgtcgtctattgtgacagtcaaagtgcaatagaccttagcaagaactctatgtaccatgcaaggaccaaacacattgatgtgagatatcattggattcgagaaatggtagatgatgaatctctaaaagtcttgaagatttctacaagtgagaatcccgcagatatgctgaccaaggtggtaccaaggaacaagttcgagctatgcaaagaacttgtcggcatgcactcaaactagaagacagtgctacctcctctagatgaatgagactggagggggagattgatgatgtccatctcattgaagaagtattaggcatgtgcctaataagagttttctttggtttggtagccaaccttgttgacttggtttggttggtagccaaccttgttgaatttctttggtttggtagccaactctCATTTTTGATACACCAATCTCAGAGGAAAAATATATCTGAGAGTTaggaagaaagagtgaggtttcacaggcagggtataagaaaatagtttgtgagaaaaatagagagtgagtgatattgtagtgaggtgggaatatcaaaagagggttatttcttttgagtgttgtaatgatcttttgagtattttactcggacctacaaaATGTAAAATTCCTTGCTATAGTGATGTCAGTTGCTCTTCTCAGGGCCGtgattttttcccttattcaaaagggttttccacataaaaatcttgatgtcgttgttactcttttattcttgttaattatcaTATCTCGGTACTATGTTATTATTctgcttttattaccgtgaatattatttttgtaggGAGTTTATTCCCAACAATTTCCATGATGTATTGGACCAATGGAAACCATATTGGGCTTATAGTACTTGTCATAATCTTCTTCACTAATATGATCAAATAGCGCAGGGGaaattcttcttcttattttgtacTTCTCCTCACGCGCTACTGTTGATGTTGTACTAGGAGGAGCGTCATCTATATCAATGACAGAATGTAACCATTCAGCTACTTCGTCTGCTCTACGTATGATGGGGTCAGCCATTTTCGAAAGCCAATGGAGTATGCAATTTTTGAGTTGGAGCATTTCTTAGACTTGGTGAACTCCTGTCGCGATGAATTAAACTCCGTTCCATGCCCCGCTGCTTGTCAATCACATCGGAAAGTCGTTGGGTCGGCGGAGACCTCTTTCGGCAAAGAATTATACCACAAAGCCCCAACTAGGTACTACCACTTATAGGAGTCTTCTTTGCTAGTAGAAGAGCAtccatgcatatatatatatatatatatatatatatatatatatatatatatatatatatatataccaaaagagacacaaacatttaacgtggtttgACCAATTGATCTACGTCTATAGGCGGAGATAAGCAATTCAGTATATAAAAGAaggtacaaaatatcgagagaataaCTCACAAAGAGGCACGTACAAGTGGCAGGCTAACACTTGTCTCACAAATTCTCCCTGAAAAAAGACTTTCAAACGTTTTAAGGCTACACTGTGGATGCTACTAAATGAgaaggaaatatatatatatatattgcacttAGTTTCTGCAGAAGCTTCAAGTTTTATAGTATATATTTCTTTAATATCAAGACTGGTATTTTTTGGAGGAGTGTTGTATGTATTTTGCTATCGTCAAAAAAGACAagtgataataggtgaatttaactatattcaggccctaaataaccgccttcttgcatagttttgataataaaagtgataacaaaatgctcttattatgCTTTTCATGACTTGCAGGTTATATAAGACTAGGGAAGGTTAGGGAGTACTTTTGGAGTCAAAAATTGAAGAAAGAGAGGCCATCCGTGAAATATCCCAAGTGAACCACGCAAAAACAGGCTGAAGAATCAGAGAAATGATtttgccgcggttccaccgcgatcACGGCAGAACCGCGATGAAGACTGCTCGCGGACAGAAGGAGATTCAGAGGagctgtttggccgcggttcctccgcgaccgcggcagaaccgcggcaggcgCGAGAAAGtacagggactaaagtgcaaaacatgggatttttagcccaaaaccctattttaaacattaGACTTCGCCAAAAGAAGGCATGTATTGATTTTTAGAGTTTCTTAAGAAGGAAAAccattgtgagagatcacccaaaacatctttcttcttttctttgattcttattgctagtttatgatgaattttatcttagtttgtttacccatagttatgagtagctaaatcctttgtctaaggttttgatggaacctattgggggatgaacttcttgtttatgtgaatacaaattgctagtttcaatctttatttgttcaactatgttcttgttgtagttaattgacaggatcctcaattagctgtgcctatttagtgtgcataactcgggagagagtgcatatttaggttattgttgaacaacactactcccaaagtataagagggatctataactgcgggtttaaaggcgggattagggataacgaagccttgagtgcaatctgaagtgaactgtgttaattaaagctagctagtgtatctcgggagagtgcattgagtatattactgtgattactcgggagagatttgcggtaagatgagcgttcatgattgatagaggtgtgttggtaaatttgtatgaagcataaacagaagggattccatcattaggggaagtcattaccttagcgttttctcattattgtttacaaccttagcatccttaaTTTGCAGttgtttatttacttgcaattttagttattaaagacaccatcaactgtgattcaacgtttgggaaattggttctcaagagtgggtctaaagatagtgattgataggttaactctctgtggattcgaccctgggcgtaatactcgggttatatttgcaacgtctgcAGAGTCCTTTTTAGAGGGCATAGTtaggcgtgatcaaattttggcgccgttgccggggacttaacgaaattatcaattaccatcgatagaaatacaaaaattcttaggaAAGTTAGTTTACTTTACACCAAATTTTTGATTGAAATTTTTGACGGTTGTTGACGGGGTTGCTCAGGTGTATGCCGAGAAGCTCTACGAGGAATGGAGAActacttgaaggactctcagaccccgagaaaacattcTGGATATTGAACCGTAccaacaaaagacttcaacaacctcatcaaacacACAAACTCGAAATTGACATGGGTGACGCAAACAACGCCGACGGAAATGTCAGAGATATGGCACCTCCTATGCTTGAGGCTGCactatatgactgggcacaacccacagctgacaATCTGGCCACTACCATTGTTGTGCCCGCGATACAAGCTGAATCTTTCCAgatcacgaacaacatgctgcacttgttgcaaaacaagggactattttctggGACACCAGCcgaagatcctcagcagcacttgaagaacttcctgtCGATTTGCAAGACTCAAAGGCAACCCAACGTAACTCCGGAAGCAATCAGGTTGCTATTATTTCCATTCTCGGTGACAGGAGCTGCTCAAGTccggctaaactcactccccataaactctatagaaacttgggatgagttagtcaagcaatttcacATCAAGTTCCACCCGCCCAACAAAacagctcaacaaattgatgagatcATGAGTTTTAAACagaaaccaatggagacactgcatgagaCATGGAgaatgttggttatatgtccacaccatggtattccagatcagatgttgggaCAACGGTTTTACATGGGACTATCAGATAGCATGAAGAATATTGTAGATGCCTCAGCTGGTggggcatttttgagcaaaacttggagagaaggtcagagtctgctTGACAAAATGGCTAAAAATTCGGGGTGGACGACGAGGAATGCACCCATCAGTCCAGTGGTGCACTCAGTGCCTTTTGACCCATCAAATTCTATGGCTGAAAATGTGGCGACGCTCTTGACACAgatgagcatactcaccaaaaaggtggagggATCAGGGCAGAAACAACAAgtgcacattgtagatactaccaatgggggcttgtgcatATCTTGCATCAGTCAGCCAATGGGTAATCGttggaatgcagaacatgatcatcatcaGCAGCACCCTGGAGACATGAACTATGTGTTAAactatggaggccagagacagggcAATCAGAACTGGGGTCAACAAACTCAGCAGTCATACAGACCACCTCAGCCACAGTACAACgatggaaacatgggaggtatgagaccccccAACAATATGTCACCTTATCCAAGGTCACAGGGGTACAACAATCAACAGCAAGGGTATCCCCCACCTCAGCAACAACAGGGTGGAAGGCAAGAAGAAGGGTTCACTAGACTtgaagcaatgatgcagcaggttattggatCCAATGCAAAAGTAaatgaaagagtagatgcacatgacaCAGCGATCAAAAATATTGAAGTGCAATTGGGCCAAATTTCAATGTCTCTGAACATTCATCCTCAGGGGACGCTACCTGCAGATACCCAAATCAATCCTAAAGATCAGGGCCCGAAGCAACTGATGGCGGTGAGTCTCCGTAATGGCAGGGATCTTGATGTAGAGCAGGAGAGAGCTCCTGACAATATACAGGCTGAGACACTCATTCAGGTacccattgagctagatgattcCACAAGGCTGATAGATGTGACAATCCAGCCTGCTCAGGAAGAAAAGAATACTAAGCAGGAGACCGAGAAAGTTGCTGAAGCAGTTGAAGAGCCGGTAGTAGAGATAGTAGCTGAGAAAGAAAAGTCCCAAGTGATTGGGAAGAAAAGACCTCCTGCTCCATTTCCACAAAGGTTGGCCAAGCATCAAAAGGAGGAGCAGTACAAAAAGTTCTTTGAGATGCTCAAGCAAATTCAGGttaatattccattgattgaagCTTTAAAGGAGATGCCTGGATACGCAAAAATGATGAAAGACTTAATGTCCCGGAAATTTgacttccaagacttggccacggtGACACTTACTCAGACGTGCAGTGCAGTGGTAACTAGACCTGTTGCTGAAAAGCTCTCTGATCCAGGGAGTTTTactattccatgcactattggaaACTTTGCTTTTGCGAAAGCACTCTGTGATTTAGGGGCCAGcattaatcttatgcccctggtcaTTTACAAAAGGTTGGGCATTgggagagctagacccacctctatgttgttgcagctggctgacaggactGTGAAGCGTCCATTTGGGATCCTTGATGATGTACTTATTCAGGTGGGGAAAttcgtgttccctgcagattttgtgatattggattgcaaagtggatgaagaaattcctatcatcttaggaagaccattcttggccacagGGAGAGCTCTTATTGATTGTGAGACCGGGGAACTTAAGATGAGGCTCAATGACGAAGATATtatattcaatgtgcagaaatctatgaggcgaccaagtgagtTCGCCAATTtctctcttattgatgtcgtggatgtaatcgtacAGTCTGATGATGAAGTATTGACAGTTGAGGATCCCCTCGCTGCATGTTTGACGAATTTGGAGAAAGTGAATGGTGAGGACTTGGCGGAATGCGTGTTGGCACTGGAAGGTAGAGGGTCTTGGGAAAGAAATCTAGAGTTTGAGCCCCTACACTTAGAAAAGAGGGAgactcctccagctaagccatccattgaagaaccacCGAAGCTGGAACTAAAGCCATTGCCAgcccacctcaggtatgaatttctgggaCCTGACTCCACTCTACCTATTATTATCTCATctggtttgttagatgtgcaggtccAACAGCTTCTACAGGTATTGAAGGAGTGCAAAACTGCCATTGGGTAGACCATGTCAGACATCAAGGGGATCAGCCCCGTTTActgtatgcataagattctgctggaagaggggcacaaaccttccagggaacatcagaggaggctgaacccaaatatgaaggaagtggtgaagaaggagttgataaagtggttagatgcgggaattattttcccaatctctgacagcagctgggttagcccagttcaatgtgtgcctaagaagggtggcatgacggttgtGAAGAATGACAACAATAAACTAATCTCAACGAGAaccgtcacaggctggagaatttgcatggattatcgAAAGTTGAATCTAGCCACTCGGAAaaaccacttcccacttcccttcatcgATCAGATGCTGgatagattggcagggaggtcacacttttgttttatggatgggtactcagggtacaatcagatttcCATTGCACCTGAGGAccgagagaagacctccttcacatgcccttatgacatttatgccTTTAGCagaatgccctttggcctatgcaatgcacccgccacattccaacggtgcatgatggccatattcactgacatggttgaggatataatggaggtgttcatggatgacttctcagtggtgggaagTTCATTTGATGAGTACCTGGTGAATCTGACGCGTGTGCTGAAACGGTGCATCGAGACTAATCTGGTGCTGAACTGGGataagtgtcatttcatggtacaagaaggcatagtcttggggcaccgggtgtcaagcaaGGGAATAGAAGTAGATCGAGCAAAGGTTGATGTAATAGCAAAGCTGCCTCCACCAACTTCGGTCAAAACAATCAGAAGTTTTCTTGGATATGCTGGTTTCTACCGGtggttcataaaagacttctccaaaATCACCAAACCTCTCTGTAAGTTATTAGAGAAAGATCACTCGTTTgtattttctgatgattgcagggtagcgtTTGAGGAGTTGAAGCAGAGGCtggtcacaacacccatcattgttgcccccaactgggagcaaccattcgaactaaTGTGTGATGCTGGTGACTACAcagtgggggcagtgctgggCCAGCGGAAGGACAAATTgatgcacccaatctactatgccagcagaacgctgagtggagcccagttgaactatacggtgactgaaaaggagatgttAGCTGTGGTGTTCGCATTCGACAAGTTCCGATCCTACCTGATAGGATCAAAGGTAATCGTCTACACTGACCATGCTGCTCTCAGgtacttaatagaaaagaaagactctaagccacgcctgattcgttgggtgttgctgctgcaagagttcgatcttgaaaTACGTGACCGCAAGGGCATTGAGAATCAAGTCGCTAATCacctatcacgacttgagggagctgaaaatgcAATTGCAGTCGAGGAAATTCTGGAAACTTTTCCGGACGAGCAACTGCTCGCCACCACTCATcaggaagcgccatggtatgcagacttggCCAATTACCTGGCCAGTGGTATAGTTCCTCACGACCTTTCATCGGTCCAGAGGAAACGATTTTTTCGTGAAAGCCGCttgtactattgggatgagccctaTCTCTTTCGAATATGCCTGGATAACATGATCAGGAGATGCGTCTctgagatagaacaatcttctattttgcaggcttgtcatgcatcgacttatggtggacactttggagggatCAGGACAGCAGCAAAGGTGCTAGAAGCCGGATTTTTCTGGCCGACTGTGTTTAAAGATACTCACTCATGGGTGAAGGATTGTAATGAATGTCAACGCATCGGGAATATTTCCCGACGCcacgagatgcccatgaacccaattcaggagATAGAAGTGTTCGACGTCTGggggattgatttcatgggtcccttcgtcagctcctatggcaataagtacatcCTTATTGCTGTAGACTATGTGTCCAAGTGGGTGGAAGCTGTAGTGTTGCCCACCAATAATGCGAAAGTGGTGGTGGggtttctaaagaagaacatattcacccgcttTGGGACACCACGTGCGATTATCAGCGACGGAGACACTCACTTCTGCAATAGAGCCTTCGAGAAGTTGCTTATAAAATacgatgtgcgccacaaggtggctactccATACCACCCGCAGACTAGTGGACATGTTGAGgtatccaacagggaaatcaagagtgtgttaacgaaaactgtgaacgccacaagaactgattgggaaaggaagctagatgatgcactctgggcctacaTAACAGCTTTCAagacaccaattggtatgtcaccatacaagttagtGTTTGGGAAGGCCTGTCACCTACCTGTAGAACTTGAGCATAAAGCGTGGTGGGCACTAAAACAACTAAACTCAGACACGGAAGTTGCGGGCACGTCAAgagtcacagaattgcatgagctcgaggagttcaggtatcttgcttttgagagcacaaggctgtacaaagagagaatgaagaggCTACACGATCAGAACATTGTTGAGCAAAATTTCAAACCTGGGGACATGGTATTGCTATACAACTCAAGATTGAGGTTGTTCCCGGGTAAGCtgaagtcacgatggtctggaccatttcgagtaGTTGAAGTTTTCCAGTCAGGAGCGGTTGACGTTGCCACTGAGAATGACTCtcgtacatttagagtcaatggtaaGAGATTGAAGTTGTATGTGGGTATGAGCGAGCCCAAGGAAGGGTCTGAACTGCAATTGACTGAAccacagaggtcgagcgagccttaactGCACTCATCTgggtcgtgtcgcgacgttaaatcaggcgttgcatgggaggcaacccatgaaattgttgtaagtgtaacTCTTCCTAAAAAAAAGGCGTCAGAATCAGAGATGGGCTCAgaccgcggttctaccgcgaccgcggtaaAACCGCGGTCAAGAGGGCCATCTGAACTTGGTCTACCGCAGTcctaccgcgaccgcggcagacgCAGATGGGGTCCAGGtaagtttgttttaatttttttttctttttccctttacCCAAAATACCCCCCACACCTACCATTAAACCCTCCCCACCCGCCCAGAACCAACAACCAAACCCCCCCCACTCCTTTCTCTCTAATTTCTCTCtaacctctctctatcttctCTCTTCTCCTCTCATCTTCGCAAAACTTCATTATCATCCTCCCTACTTTCCACCTTCACCACCCACTTTCCCTCAACCAAACAAGTAagtttctctttctctctctctattttATCTTCTAACTTAGTGTAAATTTGGTCTAAACTTATTTAGTTAAACCCTAGGTAGGAATAGTGTAGATTTCCTTTcaatttttgattcttttttttattgttgTATTTGCTTCTTGTGGATTTATTTGATGCTAAAATGGTTGGGTCTTTCTTCTACTTCGATTGTGGGGGTTGTTTAGATGCTTTGGAGGCCTAGAAATAATTTTTGCGGTGTAGTTTGGTAGTGGGACCTTTTTGGCCGGAAATTTGGGGCTTGTGGTGCTATTTTGAGGCATTTTGTGCCTACCCTAGGTTGTGGTAGTATTGTATTTGGTGAATGGTGGTGTTATTTTTAACGTGACTCACTTGAGGGAGTAAGTGTGAGGTGTTGTATGCTTGTGGGGCCATTGTGGAGATTGTAACTTTGAACACATCACGAGTTGAGGGTTTGGCATAGTGTCTAAATGGAATTAATGGGAGATATTATTTGGTGCCATcgggtggtgaagtctgagtaaccatccGGCTGGTACATGTAGGATATATTTGATGGTTCTTCTGTATTCTTTGCAGGTCATATGGCTCGTAAGAAGCATAAGAGATCGGTAGGCACGTCCCAACAGCCTACTTATGATGCTTCTAGGTTCGAATCCGAAGTGGCAGAGGACGACTTTCATGCCAAGGCCTCAAAGAGCTTCATCCCTGAAATACCGATTGACAGGGCAGCCCTCCGTACAGAAAAGGAGGAGATGTATGAGGAAATCCGGTGGAGGGAAATGGATTTCTTATTTGATGAACCTGAAACGGTGAACAGGATGCTTGTACGAGAGTTCTACACGAACTGCCCAGCTCATATGCTGCGGGAGGTGACTGTGCGAGGCACATGGGTAGATGCCTCAGTTGAAACTATTCGACAGGTATTGCAGCTGCCCCGGTTTACTGGTGACGTCGACTATTACCAAGACGCCCCAGGTGGCACTTGGGATACTATGACTGATGTACTCTGCGCAGGGGGCAACCAATCTGGATAC comes from the Nicotiana sylvestris chromosome 4, ASM39365v2, whole genome shotgun sequence genome and includes:
- the LOC138889101 gene encoding uncharacterized protein; this translates as MGDANNADGNVRDMAPPMLEAALYDWAQPTADNLATTIVVPAIQAESFQITNNMLHLLQNKGLFSGTPAEDPQQHLKNFLSICKTQRQPNVTPEAIRLLLFPFSVTGAAQVRLNSLPINSIETWDELVKQFHIKFHPPNKTAQQIDEIMSFKQKPMETLHETWRMLVICPHHGIPDQMLGQRFYMGLSDSMKNIVDASAGGAFLSKTWREGQSLLDKMAKNSGWTTRNAPISPVVHSVPFDPSNSMAENVATLLTQMSILTKKVEGSGQKQQVHIVDTTNGGLCISCISQPMGNRWNAEHDHHQQHPGDMNYVLNYGGQRQGNQNWGQQTQQSYRPPQPQYNDGNMGGMRPPNNMSPYPRSQGYNNQQQGYPPPQQQQGGRQEEGFTRLEAMMQQVIGSNAKVNERVDAHDTAIKNIEVQLGQISMSLNIHPQGTLPADTQINPKDQGPKQLMAVSLRNGRDLDVEQERAPDNIQAETLIQVPIELDDSTRLIDVTIQPAQEEKNTKQETEKVAEAVEEPVVEIVAEKEKSQVIGKKRPPAPFPQRLAKHQKEEQYKKFFEMLKQIQVNIPLIEALKEMPGYAKMMKDLMSRKFDFQDLATVTLTQTCSAVVTRPVAEKLSDPGSFTIPCTIGNFAFAKALCDLGASINLMPLVIYKRLGIGRARPTSMLLQLADRTVKRPFGILDDVLIQVGKFVFPADFVILDCKVDEEIPIILGRPFLATGRALIDCETGELKMRLNDEDIIFNVQKSMRRPSEFANFSLIDVVDVIVQSDDEVLTVEDPLAACLTNLEKVNGEDLAECVLALEGRGSWERNLEFEPLHLEKRETPPAKPSIEEPPKLELKPLPAHLRYEFLGPDSTLPIIISSGLLDVQVQQLLQVLKECKTAIG